From the genome of Methanobrevibacter boviskoreani JH1:
TCATCAAGACCAAGAATCAATATTATCTTATTCTCGGTTAGATAATCCATTATCCTGTTATAGAAATTGTATGTATTTAACGTTGCAATATCTTCATGGAACAGTCTTTTATACACTTCAGAAAATATCTGGTATTCTGTTCTATGAATCTTGCAGTTAATATATACTGTAAACACATTAGGATATGCCTCCTTAATAAGTTGGAAATATTTCTTTAGGGTTGTGGTTTTTCCTGTAGCATTGGTGCCTTTAAGTAACATATTATATGGTGCATATCCAGATTTTACCTTTCTTGAATGAAATGCCATAGAATCTAGTTGGTGATCTCTATATTGATATATCTCAGGTATGTATTCTGTTGTAAAAACAGATTTGTCCTTGAAGATTGTTCCTTCATCTTCAATCACATCAAATATGGTTTTTTGTCTAATTCTCACTCCTCCTTTTATTATTTCAACATTTTTATCTATTTAGTTTGCTTAATATAAAAAAAGTCCGAGAGCATTTGGAAACTATTTATTCTAAAACCATTTTCTTATAAAATGGGTTGGTTAAAATCCAGTTTTCATGGAATAATACATAAAACAAATATTAATAATAAAAAATTTTTTTATAGATTTACAACGAAACAATACTTAAAACAAGGGTTAATAGTAAAAAAATTTTTATAGATTTACAGTTGAAAAATACTTAAAAAATAGAGTGAAATTTTAAATGTCTTGAAAAACTTTGTAATTTCGGATTGAATTACAATGAATACTGATTTAATTAGAAAAA
Proteins encoded in this window:
- a CDS encoding AAA family ATPase, producing the protein MRIRQKTIFDVIEDEGTIFKDKSVFTTEYIPEIYQYRDHQLDSMAFHSRKVKSGYAPYNMLLKGTNATGKTTTLKKYFQLIKEAYPNVFTVYINCKIHRTEYQIFSEVYKRLFHEDIATLNTYNFYNRIMDYLTENKIILILGLDEFDNIKNSIELNRTLYDFLRAHEEYPDVQISVITVSSSKNITATDLNVSTIHLPIEIGFPFYTQQEVYSILKQRVDLGFYPGVISEDLIADISERAYRLGNLRIGIKKLEHAGDKAEYKGRCKIEKADLM